A window of Citrus sinensis cultivar Valencia sweet orange chromosome 7, DVS_A1.0, whole genome shotgun sequence contains these coding sequences:
- the LOC102610204 gene encoding protein PAF1 homolog isoform X2 — protein sequence MASYRPFPQPPQSSFPPPPPPNQNPSQPPPPPQQQQQQQRPNPYSQNWGGYSNTGGGAQQHYHQPYSYAQPPPPPPPESSYPPPPPPPPPPPPTQQQTQPSMYYSSNQYNQNSMYPPMQPPLPPPPPSSPPPSSSIPPPPPPGSPPPPPPKDVEGRDTGTSDRDKRASKEVSRHDPGHSKQHRPPVPPPGVKKVNGGSGRVETEEERRIRKKREYEKHRQEEKHRLQMKESQNVVMQKSQMVASGKGGHGSMVGSRMGDRRAAPLLSGERTENRLKKPTTFLCKLKFRNELPEPSAQPKLMALKKDKDRFTRYTFSSLEKNYKPQLHVEPDLGIPLDLLDLSVYNPPSVRPPLDPEDEELLRDDEVVTPVKKDGIKRKERPTDKGVSWLVKTQYISPLSMESARQSLTEKQAKELREMKGGRSILENLNDRERQIKEIEASFEACKLRPIHATNKNLQPVEILPLLPDFERYDDQFVAATFDGAPTADSEIYSKMDKSVRDAHESRAIMKSYVATGSDSANPEKFLAYMVPSVNELSKDMYDENEDVSFSWVREYHWDVRGDDADDPTTYLVSFDDDEARYVPLPTKLNLRKKRAIEGRSNDEVEHFPIPSSIAVRRRANVTAIELKEQGGNSSSSKMGRVDSQEDLERSHNGSRQQDPYQSSGAEDDMYD from the exons ATGGCCTCTTACAGGCCATTCCCACAACCACCGCAATCGTCATTCCCGCCACCACCTCCTCCAAACCAAAACCCTTCACAGCCACCGCCGCCACctcaacagcaacaacaacaacaaaggCCAAACCCTTACTCTCAAAACTGGGGTGGTTATAGTAATACTGGTGGTGGTGCTCAGCAACATTATCACCAACCATACTCATATGCACAACCGCCACCACCCCCGCCACCGGAATCTTCATACCCACCTCCGCCTCCCCCTCCccctccaccaccaccaaccCAACAACAGACACAACCTTCAATGTATTATTCAAGTAATCAGtataatcaaaattcaatGTATCCACCAATGCAGCCACCACTTCCACCTCCACCACCTTCGTCTCCGCCACCCAGCTCGTCAATCCCACCCCCGCCACCTCCTGGTTCTCCCCCGCCTCCTCCGCCGAAGGACGTTGAGGGGAGAGATACTGGAACGAGTGATCGCGATAAGAGGGCATCTAAGGAGGTTTCTAGGCATGATCCTGGTCATTCGAAGCAACACAGGCCACCAGTTCCACCACCTGGGGTGAAGAAGGTGAATGGGGGTTCAGGGAGGGTGGAGACAGAGGAGGAGAGGCGGATAAGGAAGAAGAGGGAGTATGAGAAGCATAGGCAGGAGGAAAAGCATAGGCTACAAATGAAGGAGTCTCAGAATGTGGTTATGCAGAAGAGTCAGATGGTGGCTTCTGGGAAAGGAGGGCATGGGTCAATGGTAGGGTCAAGGATGGGGGATAGAAGAGCTGCACCGCTTTTGAGTGGTGAGAGGACTGAGAATAGGTTGAAGAAGCCAACCACGTTCTTGTGCAAGTTGAA ATTTCGAAATGAACTTCCTGAGCCAAGTGCACAGCCAAAGCTTATGGCGCTGAAGAAAGATAAAGATCG TTTTACAAGATACACATTCTCATCGTTGGAGAAAAATTACAAGCCCCAACTACATGTTGAGCCAGATCTCGGGATACCACTTGACCTACTTGACCTTAGTGTATACAA CCCTCCCAGTGTTAGACCACCTCTTGATCCAGAGGATGAGGAATTGTTGCGAGATGATGAAGTAGTTACCCCAGTGAAAAAAGATggtataaaaagaaaagaacgaCCTACGGATAAAGGTGTTTCTTGGCTAGTCAAAACGCAGTATATATCTCCTCTTAGCATGGAATCAGCAAGACAG TCTTTGACTGAAAAACAAGCAAAAGAACTGCGAGAAATGAAGGGGGGCCGTAGCATATTGGAAAACCTTAATGATAG GGAGAGACAAATTAAGGAAATTGAGGCTTCCTTTGAGGCATGCAAGTTGCGTCCTATTCACGcaaccaataaaaatttacagcCTGTTGAGATTTTGCCTCTGTTACCTGATTTTGAGCG ATATGATGATCAATTTGTTGCAGCGACATTTGATGGTGCTCCCACAGCGGATTCTGAAATCTACAGCAAGATGGACAAATCTGTTCGAGATGCCCACGAATCACGG GCTATTATGAAAAGTTATGTGGCAACAGGCTCAGATTCTGCTAACCCAGAGAAATTCTTGGCGTATATGGTCCCTTCTGTAAATGAG CTATCAAAGGATATGTATGATGAGAATGAAGACGTCTCATTTTCTTGGGTTCGCGAGTACCACTGGGAT GTGCGGGGTGATGATGCAGATGACCCAACCACATACCTTGTTTcgtttgatgatgatgaagctCGCTACGTG CCTCTGCCCACAAAGCTTAATTTGAGGAAGAAGAGGGCAATAGAGGGAAGATCTAATGACGAAGTCGAACATTTTCCCATTCCTTCAAGTATTGCTGTAAGGCGAAGAGCGAATGTAACTGCAATAGAATTGAAGGAGCAAGGG ggtAACAGTTCGAGTTCAAAGATGGGAAGGGTAGATTCCCAAGAGGATCTTGAAAGATCACATAATGGTTCACGGCAACAAGACCCCTATCAATCAAGTGGAGCAGAAGATGACATGTATGATTGA
- the LOC102610204 gene encoding protein PAF1 homolog isoform X1 yields the protein MASYRPFPQPPQSSFPPPPPPNQNPSQPPPPPQQQQQQQRPNPYSQNWGGYSNTGGGAQQHYHQPYSYAQPPPPPPPESSYPPPPPPPPPPPPTQQQTQPSMYYSSNQYNQNSMYPPMQPPLPPPPPSSPPPSSSIPPPPPPGSPPPPPPKDVEGRDTGTSDRDKRASKEVSRHDPGHSKQHRPPVPPPGVKKVNGGSGRVETEEERRIRKKREYEKHRQEEKHRLQMKESQNVVMQKSQMVASGKGGHGSMVGSRMGDRRAAPLLSGERTENRLKKPTTFLCKLKFRNELPEPSAQPKLMALKKDKDRFTRYTFSSLEKNYKPQLHVEPDLGIPLDLLDLSVYNPPSVRPPLDPEDEELLRDDEVVTPVKKDGIKRKERPTDKGVSWLVKTQYISPLSMESARQSLTEKQAKELREMKGGRSILENLNDRERQIKEIEASFEACKLRPIHATNKNLQPVEILPLLPDFERYDDQFVAATFDGAPTADSEIYSKMDKSVRDAHESRAIMKSYVATGSDSANPEKFLAYMVPSVNELSKDMYDENEDVSFSWVREYHWDVRGDDADDPTTYLVSFDDDEARYVPLPTKLNLRKKRAIEGRSNDEVEHFPIPSSIAVRRRANVTAIELKEQGAYSNSKGNSSSSKMGRVDSQEDLERSHNGSRQQDPYQSSGAEDDMYD from the exons ATGGCCTCTTACAGGCCATTCCCACAACCACCGCAATCGTCATTCCCGCCACCACCTCCTCCAAACCAAAACCCTTCACAGCCACCGCCGCCACctcaacagcaacaacaacaacaaaggCCAAACCCTTACTCTCAAAACTGGGGTGGTTATAGTAATACTGGTGGTGGTGCTCAGCAACATTATCACCAACCATACTCATATGCACAACCGCCACCACCCCCGCCACCGGAATCTTCATACCCACCTCCGCCTCCCCCTCCccctccaccaccaccaaccCAACAACAGACACAACCTTCAATGTATTATTCAAGTAATCAGtataatcaaaattcaatGTATCCACCAATGCAGCCACCACTTCCACCTCCACCACCTTCGTCTCCGCCACCCAGCTCGTCAATCCCACCCCCGCCACCTCCTGGTTCTCCCCCGCCTCCTCCGCCGAAGGACGTTGAGGGGAGAGATACTGGAACGAGTGATCGCGATAAGAGGGCATCTAAGGAGGTTTCTAGGCATGATCCTGGTCATTCGAAGCAACACAGGCCACCAGTTCCACCACCTGGGGTGAAGAAGGTGAATGGGGGTTCAGGGAGGGTGGAGACAGAGGAGGAGAGGCGGATAAGGAAGAAGAGGGAGTATGAGAAGCATAGGCAGGAGGAAAAGCATAGGCTACAAATGAAGGAGTCTCAGAATGTGGTTATGCAGAAGAGTCAGATGGTGGCTTCTGGGAAAGGAGGGCATGGGTCAATGGTAGGGTCAAGGATGGGGGATAGAAGAGCTGCACCGCTTTTGAGTGGTGAGAGGACTGAGAATAGGTTGAAGAAGCCAACCACGTTCTTGTGCAAGTTGAA ATTTCGAAATGAACTTCCTGAGCCAAGTGCACAGCCAAAGCTTATGGCGCTGAAGAAAGATAAAGATCG TTTTACAAGATACACATTCTCATCGTTGGAGAAAAATTACAAGCCCCAACTACATGTTGAGCCAGATCTCGGGATACCACTTGACCTACTTGACCTTAGTGTATACAA CCCTCCCAGTGTTAGACCACCTCTTGATCCAGAGGATGAGGAATTGTTGCGAGATGATGAAGTAGTTACCCCAGTGAAAAAAGATggtataaaaagaaaagaacgaCCTACGGATAAAGGTGTTTCTTGGCTAGTCAAAACGCAGTATATATCTCCTCTTAGCATGGAATCAGCAAGACAG TCTTTGACTGAAAAACAAGCAAAAGAACTGCGAGAAATGAAGGGGGGCCGTAGCATATTGGAAAACCTTAATGATAG GGAGAGACAAATTAAGGAAATTGAGGCTTCCTTTGAGGCATGCAAGTTGCGTCCTATTCACGcaaccaataaaaatttacagcCTGTTGAGATTTTGCCTCTGTTACCTGATTTTGAGCG ATATGATGATCAATTTGTTGCAGCGACATTTGATGGTGCTCCCACAGCGGATTCTGAAATCTACAGCAAGATGGACAAATCTGTTCGAGATGCCCACGAATCACGG GCTATTATGAAAAGTTATGTGGCAACAGGCTCAGATTCTGCTAACCCAGAGAAATTCTTGGCGTATATGGTCCCTTCTGTAAATGAG CTATCAAAGGATATGTATGATGAGAATGAAGACGTCTCATTTTCTTGGGTTCGCGAGTACCACTGGGAT GTGCGGGGTGATGATGCAGATGACCCAACCACATACCTTGTTTcgtttgatgatgatgaagctCGCTACGTG CCTCTGCCCACAAAGCTTAATTTGAGGAAGAAGAGGGCAATAGAGGGAAGATCTAATGACGAAGTCGAACATTTTCCCATTCCTTCAAGTATTGCTGTAAGGCGAAGAGCGAATGTAACTGCAATAGAATTGAAGGAGCAAGGG gcttattcaaattcaaagggtAACAGTTCGAGTTCAAAGATGGGAAGGGTAGATTCCCAAGAGGATCTTGAAAGATCACATAATGGTTCACGGCAACAAGACCCCTATCAATCAAGTGGAGCAGAAGATGACATGTATGATTGA